One region of Mycolicibacterium rhodesiae NBB3 genomic DNA includes:
- a CDS encoding alpha-ketoglutarate-dependent dioxygenase AlkB, whose translation MELALQSSLFEHEERRHLANGAWIDYRSGWLDDADSLFEELRDDIPWRAERRQMYDRVLDVPRLVSFHDLVDEPPPHPRLKQIRRRLNDTYAGELGEPFTTAGLCLYRDGDDSVAWHGDNIGRSSTEDTMVAIIGLGATRVFALRPRGGGKSPEPEGRRHRTPEPEGRRHRTLRMAHRHGDLLVMGGSCQRTWEHSIPKTTRPTGPRISIQFRPHDVR comes from the coding sequence ATGGAGCTGGCTCTGCAGAGCTCGCTGTTCGAGCACGAGGAACGGCGCCATCTGGCCAACGGCGCGTGGATCGACTACCGGTCCGGATGGCTGGACGACGCCGACTCGTTGTTCGAGGAACTGCGAGACGACATCCCGTGGCGCGCCGAACGAAGGCAGATGTACGACCGCGTGCTCGACGTGCCGCGGCTGGTCAGCTTTCACGATCTGGTCGACGAACCGCCGCCGCATCCACGGTTGAAGCAGATTCGTCGTCGCCTCAACGACACCTACGCGGGTGAGCTCGGCGAACCGTTCACCACCGCGGGGCTGTGTCTGTACCGCGACGGCGACGACAGCGTGGCCTGGCACGGTGACAACATCGGCCGCAGCAGCACCGAGGACACCATGGTGGCCATCATCGGCCTCGGCGCCACAAGGGTTTTCGCGTTGCGGCCGCGAGGCGGCGGAAAGTCACCGGAGCCGGAAGGCCGGCGACATCGAACACCGGAGCCGGAAGGCCGGCGACATCGGACACTTCGGATGGCGCACCGCCACGGCGACCTACTGGTGATGGGCGGGTCGTGCCAACGCACATGGGAGCACTCGATACCGAAGACGACGCGCCCGACCGGCCCGCGAATCAGTATCCAGTTCCGGCCGCACGACGTCCGTTAG
- the soxR gene encoding redox-sensitive transcriptional activator SoxR, whose product MELVHELTPADMSVRSGVAVSALHFYEREGLISSKRTGGNQRRYARETLRRVAFIRMSQRLGIPLARIREALATLPTDRVPTSKDWARLSAGWRQDLDDRILHLQRLRDNLTGCIGCGCLSLKTCTLSNPGDVLASEGPGAVRLETIRTPVR is encoded by the coding sequence ATGGAGTTGGTTCACGAACTCACACCCGCAGATATGTCGGTGCGCAGCGGCGTCGCCGTGTCGGCGCTGCACTTCTACGAACGCGAAGGGCTGATCAGCAGCAAGCGCACCGGAGGCAATCAACGTCGCTACGCCCGCGAGACCCTGCGGCGCGTCGCATTCATCCGGATGAGCCAGCGGCTCGGTATTCCGCTCGCACGCATCCGCGAGGCACTGGCCACCCTGCCCACCGATCGCGTGCCCACGAGCAAGGACTGGGCGCGGCTCTCCGCCGGCTGGCGCCAGGACCTCGACGACCGCATCCTGCACCTGCAGCGACTGCGCGACAATCTCACCGGCTGCATCGGATGCGGCTGCCTGAGCCTGAAAACCTGCACGCTTTCCAACCCCGGCGACGTCCTGGCCTCCGAAGGACCCGGCGCGGTACGCCTGGAGACCATTCGAACGCCTGTGCGATAG
- the arcA gene encoding arginine deiminase, with protein sequence MALGCDSEVGRLRAVILHRPGAELQRLTPRNNDVLLFDGLPWVAKAQREHDAFAALLSARGVEVLLLADLLSEALAHSGAARMHGISAAVDPRRLGLPLAQELSAYLRSLDASQLASVLMAGMTFNELPFTGGELSLVRRMHHGGDFVIDPLPNLLFTRDSSFWIASRVAITSLALPARARETSLTDVIYAHHPRFRGVRRAYESRSAPVEGGDVLLLAPGVVAVGVGERTTPAGAEALARSLFDDGLAHTVLAVPIAQERAQMHLDTVCTMVDVDAVVMYPNVVETLSAFTIHRDGSGGVRIDDERPFLIAAAEAMGISKLRVIATGLDPVTAEREQWDDGNNTLAVAPGVVVAYERNAETNARLADSGIEVLPIEASELGTGRGGPRCMSCPAARDPL encoded by the coding sequence GTGGCGTTGGGCTGTGATTCCGAGGTGGGCAGGTTGCGCGCCGTCATCCTGCACAGGCCCGGCGCCGAACTGCAGCGGTTGACACCGCGCAACAATGACGTGCTGCTGTTCGACGGTCTGCCGTGGGTCGCCAAGGCGCAGCGCGAGCACGACGCGTTCGCAGCGCTGCTCTCCGCACGTGGTGTCGAGGTGCTGCTGCTGGCCGATCTGCTGAGCGAGGCGCTGGCCCACAGCGGCGCGGCGCGGATGCACGGTATATCGGCTGCCGTCGATCCGCGACGCCTGGGACTGCCTCTGGCGCAGGAGCTTTCGGCGTATCTGCGCTCGCTGGACGCATCGCAGCTGGCTTCGGTGCTAATGGCAGGGATGACGTTCAACGAGTTACCGTTCACCGGCGGCGAGTTGTCGTTGGTGCGGCGGATGCACCACGGTGGGGATTTCGTCATCGACCCGCTGCCGAATCTGCTGTTCACCCGCGACTCGTCGTTCTGGATCGCTTCGCGGGTCGCGATCACGTCGCTGGCTCTGCCGGCGCGCGCTCGCGAGACGTCACTGACCGACGTGATCTATGCGCATCACCCGCGATTCCGCGGCGTGCGACGGGCGTACGAGTCGCGGTCGGCGCCCGTCGAAGGCGGGGACGTGCTGCTGCTGGCGCCGGGCGTCGTCGCGGTGGGGGTGGGGGAGCGGACGACACCCGCGGGTGCGGAGGCGTTGGCGCGCAGCCTGTTCGACGACGGGTTGGCCCACACCGTCCTGGCGGTGCCGATCGCGCAGGAGCGGGCGCAGATGCACCTCGACACCGTGTGCACGATGGTCGATGTCGACGCGGTGGTGATGTACCCGAACGTCGTCGAGACGCTCTCGGCGTTCACGATTCACCGCGATGGCTCCGGCGGTGTGCGCATCGACGACGAGCGACCGTTCCTGATCGCCGCGGCCGAGGCGATGGGTATCTCGAAGCTGCGGGTGATCGCCACGGGACTCGACCCCGTCACCGCGGAGCGGGAGCAATGGGACGACGGCAACAACACACTCGCGGTCGCGCCCGGAGTCGTGGTCGCCTACGAGCGAAACGCCGAAACCAATGCTCGGCTGGCGGATTCGGGCATCGAGGTGCTGCCCATCGAGGCGTCGGAGCTCGGCACAGGGCGCGGCGGACCCCGCTGCATGTCGTGCCCCGCGGCGCGCGATCCCCTCTAG
- a CDS encoding dolichyl-phosphate-mannose--protein mannosyltransferase, whose protein sequence is MTAPAAEASRAVPVISPAPLVPLADFGPVDRLQGWAMTAVVTALAAVTRFLNLGSPTDAGTPIFDEKHYAPQAWQVLHNHGIEDNPGYGLVVHPPVGKQLIAMGEALFGYNGLGWRFAGAVCGVITVLLVVRIARRISRSTVVGGIAGLLLIADGVSFVAARTALLDGFLVIFVVAAFGCLIVDRDQVRERMHVALLEGRISETPWGPRLGVRWWRFGAGVLLGLACATKWSGLYFVAFYGVMTVAFDIAARRQYRVPRPWLGTFRRDLGPSLYALVLIPFGVYLASYTPWFASETGVNRYEVGRSIGEDSVLPVPDALRSLWHYTYAAYKFHSGLTNADGNHHPWESKPWTWPMSLRPVLYAIDNENVPGCGAQSCIKAVMLVGTPAMWFIAVPVLAWAVWRAFVKRDWRYAAILVGYSAGFLPWFADIDRQMYFFYAATMAPFLVLMIAMILGDILHKPDQSPERRTLGMIVVSCYVALVLTNFAWMYPILTGIPISQATWNMQIWLPSWR, encoded by the coding sequence GTGACCGCCCCCGCAGCCGAAGCCTCGCGCGCGGTCCCCGTCATCAGCCCGGCTCCTCTGGTGCCTCTCGCCGACTTCGGACCGGTGGACCGTCTGCAGGGCTGGGCGATGACCGCCGTGGTCACCGCACTGGCAGCGGTGACGCGTTTCCTGAATCTCGGATCGCCGACCGATGCGGGCACGCCGATCTTCGACGAGAAGCATTACGCACCGCAGGCGTGGCAGGTGTTGCACAACCACGGTATCGAGGACAACCCCGGCTACGGGTTGGTGGTCCATCCGCCGGTCGGCAAGCAGTTGATCGCGATGGGCGAGGCGCTGTTCGGCTACAACGGTCTGGGCTGGCGCTTCGCCGGCGCCGTTTGCGGTGTCATCACCGTCTTACTCGTTGTGCGGATCGCGCGGCGGATCAGCCGGTCGACCGTCGTCGGTGGGATCGCGGGACTGCTGCTGATCGCCGACGGGGTCAGCTTCGTCGCCGCGCGCACCGCGCTGCTCGACGGATTCCTGGTGATCTTCGTGGTGGCGGCGTTCGGCTGTCTGATCGTCGACCGCGACCAGGTGCGTGAGCGGATGCATGTCGCGCTGCTCGAGGGCCGCATCAGCGAGACCCCGTGGGGACCGCGGCTGGGCGTGCGGTGGTGGCGGTTCGGTGCCGGGGTGCTGCTGGGATTGGCGTGCGCGACAAAGTGGTCCGGGCTGTACTTCGTCGCGTTCTACGGCGTGATGACGGTGGCGTTCGACATCGCCGCGCGCAGGCAGTACCGGGTCCCGCGGCCGTGGCTGGGAACGTTCCGGCGCGATCTGGGCCCGTCGCTGTATGCGCTCGTGCTGATCCCGTTCGGCGTCTACCTGGCGTCCTACACCCCGTGGTTCGCCTCGGAGACCGGGGTGAACCGTTATGAGGTCGGCAGGTCGATCGGCGAGGACAGCGTTCTGCCGGTGCCCGACGCGCTGCGCTCGCTGTGGCACTACACATATGCGGCCTACAAGTTCCATTCCGGCCTGACCAACGCCGACGGTAACCATCACCCGTGGGAGTCAAAGCCGTGGACGTGGCCGATGTCGTTGCGGCCGGTGCTCTATGCGATCGACAACGAGAATGTCCCGGGTTGCGGGGCGCAATCGTGCATCAAGGCGGTGATGCTCGTCGGCACGCCTGCGATGTGGTTCATCGCGGTGCCGGTGCTGGCGTGGGCGGTGTGGCGGGCGTTCGTCAAGCGCGATTGGCGCTACGCAGCGATTCTGGTGGGCTACAGCGCGGGCTTTTTGCCATGGTTCGCCGACATCGACCGGCAGATGTATTTCTTCTATGCGGCGACGATGGCGCCGTTCCTGGTGCTGATGATCGCGATGATCCTCGGCGACATTCTGCACAAACCCGATCAGAGCCCGGAGCGAAGAACGCTCGGGATGATCGTGGTGAGTTGCTATGTCGCACTTGTGCTCACGAACTTCGCGTGGATGTATCCGATTCTGACCGGCATCCCGATTTCGCAGGCGACCTGGAACATGCAAATCTGGTTGCCGTCCTGGCGCTAG
- the rsmI gene encoding 16S rRNA (cytidine(1402)-2'-O)-methyltransferase, with protein sequence MSSGRLLIGATPLGQPSDASARLVEALASADVIAAEDTRRIRTLAQALDVKPAGKVVSLYDQNEATRVPGLVAEIAAGATVLLVSDAGMPLINDPGYRLVAACIDSGLAISCLPGPSAVTTALAVSGLPSDRFCFEGFAPRKHSARMTWLVALASEQRTCVFFESPRRLPDTLRDAVDALGPDREAVVCRELTKTHEEIVRGSLGELSDWARNGVLGEITVVLAGVTPKADVQTLVGQVGALVEGGMRVKDACAQVIAMNPGSPSRRELYDAVLRSREGS encoded by the coding sequence GTGAGCTCTGGCCGACTGCTTATCGGCGCGACGCCCCTGGGTCAGCCCTCGGATGCGTCAGCGCGGCTGGTCGAGGCCCTGGCCAGCGCCGACGTGATCGCCGCGGAGGACACCCGGCGGATTCGGACCTTGGCCCAGGCGCTCGACGTCAAACCCGCGGGCAAGGTGGTCAGCCTCTATGACCAGAACGAGGCGACGCGGGTCCCCGGCCTGGTCGCCGAGATCGCGGCCGGGGCGACCGTGCTGCTGGTCAGCGACGCCGGAATGCCGTTGATCAACGATCCCGGCTACCGGTTGGTGGCGGCGTGCATCGACAGTGGGCTCGCGATCAGCTGCTTGCCCGGTCCGTCGGCGGTGACGACGGCACTGGCGGTGTCGGGCCTGCCGTCGGACAGGTTTTGTTTCGAGGGCTTCGCGCCGCGCAAGCATTCGGCACGCATGACGTGGCTCGTGGCGCTGGCGTCCGAGCAACGCACGTGCGTGTTCTTCGAATCACCGCGTCGGCTGCCGGACACCCTGCGCGACGCCGTCGACGCGCTGGGTCCCGATCGGGAGGCCGTGGTGTGCAGAGAGCTGACGAAGACGCACGAGGAGATCGTCCGCGGCTCGCTGGGCGAGCTCTCCGACTGGGCGAGGAACGGGGTGCTCGGTGAGATCACCGTCGTCCTGGCCGGAGTGACGCCGAAAGCCGACGTGCAGACGCTGGTGGGACAGGTCGGCGCGCTGGTCGAGGGCGGCATGCGGGTCAAGGATGCCTGCGCGCAGGTCATCGCGATGAACCCGGGCTCGCCGTCGAGGCGCGAACTCTACGACGCGGTGCTGCGTTCGCGGGAGGGATCCTGA
- a CDS encoding aminodeoxychorismate synthase component I — translation MRIERLGALGSPPAVLHALADAAQRRGLPPPAALIGEWFGSGAVIAPSVAVTPVEATEVFDVSPGAAGEAVGGGWFGYLSYPDAGADGRGPRVPEAAGGWSDCVLRQDRDGQWWYESLSGAALSRWVSEALRKTAHPRMSNIAWGEADSGAHRRGVVDCLEAIAAGEVYQACVCTQIAGRIDAGAAPAGTFGTAAIDFFVDAVRRTSPARAAYVAGDWGAVASLSPELFLRRRGEAVASSPIKGTLPRHADPATLRASVKDVAENIMIVDLVRNDLGRVAVTGSVAVSELLAVRPAPGVWHLVSTVTARVGADVPMADVLDATFPPASVTGTPKGRARQLLSTWEPHRRGVYCGTVGLASPMAGCELNVAIRTVEFDATGGAILGVGGGITADSDPDDEWQECLHKAAPFIDPAIAAPNPRTLPIPIS, via the coding sequence GTGCGGATCGAGCGACTCGGCGCGCTGGGAAGTCCCCCGGCGGTACTGCACGCGCTCGCCGACGCGGCGCAACGTCGCGGACTACCGCCGCCCGCCGCGCTGATCGGCGAGTGGTTCGGCTCGGGCGCGGTCATTGCGCCCTCGGTGGCGGTGACGCCCGTCGAGGCCACCGAGGTGTTCGACGTGTCCCCCGGTGCGGCCGGTGAAGCGGTCGGCGGCGGCTGGTTTGGATACCTGTCCTACCCCGACGCGGGCGCCGACGGACGCGGCCCGCGCGTTCCCGAAGCGGCAGGCGGTTGGTCGGACTGCGTGTTGCGACAGGACCGCGACGGACAGTGGTGGTACGAAAGCCTTTCCGGTGCAGCGCTTTCCAGATGGGTCTCCGAGGCGCTGCGCAAAACCGCGCATCCCCGGATGAGCAACATCGCGTGGGGCGAAGCCGACAGCGGCGCACACCGTCGCGGGGTCGTGGACTGCCTCGAGGCGATCGCGGCGGGCGAGGTGTACCAGGCGTGTGTGTGCACACAGATCGCCGGCCGGATCGACGCCGGAGCCGCCCCGGCGGGGACATTCGGCACGGCCGCAATCGATTTCTTCGTCGATGCCGTGAGGCGCACCTCGCCCGCGCGGGCGGCCTACGTCGCAGGCGATTGGGGCGCGGTCGCGTCGCTGTCTCCCGAACTGTTTCTGCGCCGACGAGGCGAGGCCGTCGCGTCGAGTCCGATCAAGGGCACGCTGCCGCGGCACGCCGACCCCGCGACGCTGCGGGCATCGGTGAAAGACGTCGCCGAGAACATCATGATCGTCGACCTTGTCCGCAACGACTTGGGCCGCGTCGCCGTGACCGGCAGCGTCGCGGTGTCCGAACTGTTGGCTGTACGTCCGGCGCCCGGGGTGTGGCATCTGGTCTCGACGGTGACGGCACGCGTCGGCGCCGACGTGCCGATGGCCGACGTACTCGACGCGACATTCCCGCCGGCCTCGGTGACCGGCACCCCAAAGGGCAGGGCACGGCAGCTGTTGAGCACCTGGGAGCCGCATCGCCGGGGAGTTTATTGCGGCACAGTCGGTTTGGCGTCGCCAATGGCGGGCTGCGAGTTGAACGTGGCGATCCGCACGGTGGAGTTCGACGCCACAGGTGGCGCGATCCTCGGCGTCGGCGGCGGCATCACCGCCGATTCCGATCCGGACGACGAATGGCAGGAGTGTCTGCACAAAGCGGCACCGTTCATCGATCCCGCGATCGCAGCGCCGAATCCCCGCACACTGCCGATCCCGATTTCCTAG
- a CDS encoding RNA polymerase sigma-70 factor: MIDERAERFTALRPLLFTIAYEILGSGTESDDVLQESYLRWAEVDLSTVQDTKAYLAQLVTRQSLNALRAQSRRREDYVGPWLPEPLLLETSNSTDASSDVILAESVSMAMLVVLETLSPDERAVFVLREVFGFSHDEIAATVGKSSAAVRQMAHRAREHVQSRRKRFEPVDPKLSMELTARFFAAASTGDLDGLIEMLSEDVVWTADSDGKRSAARRPILGADKVARVIIGLVRVAGESGRVEPAMYNNAPALKLYLGDSFEGIITVEVTEGKISHFYAMRNPDKLTAVDIPREISR, from the coding sequence ATGATCGACGAGCGCGCCGAACGATTCACGGCCCTGCGGCCGCTGCTGTTCACGATCGCCTACGAGATCCTGGGCAGCGGCACCGAATCCGACGACGTGTTGCAGGAGAGCTACCTGCGCTGGGCCGAGGTGGACCTGTCGACGGTGCAGGACACCAAGGCCTACCTCGCCCAGTTGGTCACGCGCCAGTCCCTCAACGCGCTGCGGGCGCAGTCCCGCAGGCGTGAGGACTACGTCGGCCCGTGGCTCCCGGAACCGCTGCTCTTGGAGACCAGCAACAGCACAGACGCGTCGTCCGACGTGATCCTGGCCGAATCGGTTTCGATGGCGATGCTCGTCGTGCTCGAGACGTTGAGTCCGGACGAACGAGCCGTGTTCGTGCTGCGCGAGGTGTTCGGCTTCAGTCACGACGAGATCGCCGCAACGGTCGGCAAGTCCTCGGCCGCGGTCCGCCAGATGGCTCACCGCGCCCGCGAACATGTCCAGTCGCGACGCAAGCGCTTCGAACCCGTCGACCCCAAGCTGTCCATGGAACTCACGGCGCGCTTCTTCGCAGCGGCGTCGACCGGTGACCTCGACGGGCTCATCGAGATGCTGTCCGAAGACGTCGTGTGGACCGCCGACAGCGACGGCAAGCGCAGCGCCGCGCGGCGGCCGATACTCGGTGCGGACAAGGTCGCGCGGGTGATCATCGGATTGGTGCGCGTGGCCGGGGAGTCGGGCCGGGTGGAGCCCGCGATGTACAACAACGCCCCGGCGCTGAAGCTGTATCTCGGCGACAGCTTCGAGGGCATCATCACCGTCGAGGTCACCGAGGGAAAGATCAGCCACTTCTACGCCATGCGCAACCCGGACAAACTGACCGCAGTCGACATCCCGCGAGAGATCAGCCGCTAG
- a CDS encoding NAD(P)/FAD-dependent oxidoreductase, protein MTAQKTRVIVIGGGYAGVLAANHLRLNENVDVTLINPRPKFVERIRLHQLVTGTDDAVVDYSEILGAGIQLIVDSVARIDAPRRSIELASGGELTYDYLIYAIGSHGAAPVVPGAAEFAYPISELEHAQQLKAAFQAAGTDAPMTVIGAGPTGLEVAAEFAEEGRRVTLVCGGVLGPYLHARGRRSAAKRLNRLGVTIIDGPGSTATEVRPDCVILADGRTIASTVTVWTAGFGVPDVAARSGLSTDAAGRLLTDETLTSVDDPRIVAAGDASAPSNLPLRMSCQAAIPLGAQAANTVLSRIAGTEPKPLNQAFTGQCISLGRDGGLVQLAHLDDTVMPLHIGGRAAATIKEAVCKGTVSFLQREARKPGSYFWLKGGKRQQKVAAASQPVRP, encoded by the coding sequence ATGACCGCACAGAAGACCCGCGTGATCGTGATCGGCGGCGGATACGCCGGCGTGCTGGCCGCCAACCATCTGCGGCTCAACGAGAACGTCGACGTCACGCTGATCAACCCGCGCCCGAAGTTCGTCGAGCGGATCCGGTTGCACCAGTTGGTGACCGGCACCGATGACGCGGTGGTCGACTACTCGGAGATCCTCGGCGCAGGAATCCAGCTGATCGTCGATTCGGTGGCCCGCATCGATGCGCCGCGGCGCAGCATCGAACTCGCGAGCGGCGGTGAGCTGACCTACGACTACCTGATCTACGCCATCGGCAGCCACGGCGCTGCGCCAGTCGTGCCCGGAGCTGCCGAATTCGCCTACCCCATCTCGGAACTCGAGCACGCCCAACAGCTGAAGGCGGCCTTTCAGGCGGCAGGCACCGATGCGCCGATGACGGTGATCGGGGCGGGGCCCACCGGCCTCGAGGTCGCCGCCGAGTTCGCCGAGGAAGGCCGTCGCGTCACCCTGGTCTGCGGCGGAGTCCTGGGGCCGTATCTCCACGCCCGCGGCCGCCGCTCGGCCGCCAAAAGGCTGAACCGACTCGGCGTCACCATCATCGACGGCCCCGGCTCCACCGCCACCGAGGTGCGCCCCGACTGCGTGATCCTGGCCGACGGCCGCACGATCGCCAGCACGGTGACGGTCTGGACCGCGGGCTTCGGGGTGCCCGACGTGGCGGCGCGCAGCGGGCTGAGCACCGACGCCGCCGGGCGTCTGCTCACCGACGAGACCCTCACCAGCGTCGACGATCCCCGGATCGTCGCGGCAGGCGATGCGTCTGCCCCGTCGAACCTGCCGCTGCGCATGAGCTGCCAGGCCGCGATCCCGCTGGGCGCGCAGGCCGCCAACACGGTGCTCAGTCGCATCGCGGGCACCGAGCCCAAGCCGCTGAACCAGGCCTTCACCGGCCAGTGCATCAGCCTCGGCCGCGACGGCGGCCTCGTGCAGCTCGCGCATCTCGACGACACCGTGATGCCGCTGCACATCGGCGGCCGCGCCGCGGCCACGATCAAGGAGGCGGTCTGCAAGGGCACGGTCTCCTTCCTGCAGCGTGAGGCACGCAAGCCGGGAAGCTACTTCTGGCTCAAGGGCGGTAAGCGTCAGCAGAAGGTCGCTGCCGCGTCGCAACCGGTGCGCCCATGA
- the sigJ gene encoding RNA polymerase sigma factor SigJ produces MSGSAGQSPIAGSASGDHAERFTHLRPLLFTIAYEILGSATESDDVLQDSYLRWADVDLATVRDTKSYLAQLVTRQALNTLREGVRRREDYIGPWLPEPLLLDDRDASADIVLAESVSMAMLVLLETLTPDERAVFVLREVFGFAYGEISGAVGKPVATVRQMAHRAREHVHARRNRFGPVDAERTRHITEQFLTAASTGDMTELMALLAPGATWTADHGGKATAIRRPVVGARRVAAIMAQLFRVAREMQEIRFETAVYNSAPAVVVYTGEHLEGVFVFEVIDDKITNLYAMRNPDKLAGITIPRTISR; encoded by the coding sequence ATTTCCGGCTCGGCCGGCCAGAGTCCGATTGCCGGCTCCGCCAGCGGAGACCATGCCGAGCGGTTCACCCATCTGCGACCGCTGCTGTTCACGATCGCCTACGAAATCCTCGGTTCGGCAACCGAATCCGACGACGTGCTCCAGGACAGTTATCTGCGGTGGGCGGACGTGGACCTGGCGACGGTGCGCGACACCAAGTCGTATCTCGCACAACTGGTCACGCGGCAGGCGCTCAACACTCTTCGCGAGGGTGTGCGTCGCCGCGAGGACTACATCGGACCGTGGCTGCCCGAACCGCTGCTCCTCGACGACCGCGACGCCTCGGCCGATATCGTTCTCGCCGAGTCTGTTTCGATGGCGATGCTAGTCCTGCTCGAAACGCTCACCCCCGACGAGCGTGCGGTCTTCGTCCTGCGTGAGGTGTTCGGTTTTGCCTACGGCGAAATCAGCGGGGCCGTCGGCAAACCCGTGGCGACGGTGCGCCAGATGGCGCACCGGGCGCGCGAACACGTGCACGCCCGGCGCAACCGGTTCGGACCCGTCGACGCCGAACGAACTCGTCACATCACCGAGCAGTTCCTGACCGCCGCGTCCACCGGCGACATGACCGAACTGATGGCGCTGTTGGCGCCGGGAGCCACATGGACCGCGGATCACGGCGGCAAGGCGACCGCGATCCGCAGGCCCGTCGTCGGCGCACGACGAGTCGCCGCCATCATGGCGCAGCTGTTCCGGGTGGCCAGAGAGATGCAGGAGATCAGGTTCGAGACAGCGGTCTACAACAGCGCCCCCGCAGTGGTCGTTTACACCGGCGAGCACCTCGAGGGTGTCTTCGTGTTCGAGGTGATCGATGACAAGATCACCAACCTCTACGCGATGCGCAACCCCGACAAGCTCGCAGGCATCACGATCCCGCGGACGATCAGCCGTTAG
- a CDS encoding NAD(P)/FAD-dependent oxidoreductase — MTGNHAPKVVVIGGGYSGTLAANHLRMRGDIDITMVNPRPTFVERIRLHQHVAGNYDATVDYGSLLGDGVALVVDTATRIDFANRTVELVSGAALAYDYVVYAVGSTGAVPASVPGAAEFAHPLAELEQAQRLHDLLDTLHPAAPVTVVGAGLTGIETATELAEQGRNVTLVCGGQLGPYLSASGRRSVAKVMRKLGVKVLETDVVTEVRRDAVVFADGAVRPSAVTVWTAGFGVPDLAASSGLRTDDMGRLLTDETLTSVDDERIVAAGDCASPSGEPLRMCCASASQLGPQAANTVLSRIAGAAPANFEYGFGGVCISLGRKSGILQVARKDDSPVDVYFSGRFVAKVKEGICKGTLWALRRGARKPSAAFWLKGGPRPEQPVFPKVLT, encoded by the coding sequence ATGACTGGAAACCACGCACCCAAGGTCGTCGTCATCGGCGGCGGCTACTCAGGAACACTCGCGGCCAACCATCTGCGGATGCGCGGCGACATCGACATCACGATGGTCAACCCGCGGCCGACGTTCGTCGAGCGGATCCGGCTGCATCAGCATGTGGCCGGCAACTACGACGCGACCGTCGACTACGGCAGCCTGCTCGGGGACGGCGTCGCGCTCGTCGTCGACACCGCGACCCGCATCGACTTCGCCAACCGCACCGTTGAGTTGGTGTCCGGCGCGGCGCTCGCCTACGACTACGTCGTCTACGCGGTCGGCAGCACGGGCGCCGTTCCCGCGTCGGTACCCGGCGCGGCCGAATTCGCTCATCCACTAGCGGAACTCGAGCAGGCGCAGCGACTGCATGACTTACTCGACACCCTCCACCCCGCCGCGCCGGTGACTGTCGTCGGCGCCGGGCTCACCGGGATCGAGACCGCCACCGAACTCGCCGAGCAGGGCCGCAACGTCACCCTGGTATGCGGCGGACAACTCGGCCCGTACCTGTCGGCATCCGGACGTCGTTCGGTCGCCAAGGTGATGCGCAAGCTCGGCGTAAAGGTGCTCGAGACCGACGTGGTGACCGAAGTTCGGCGCGACGCGGTGGTCTTTGCCGACGGCGCCGTGCGCCCCAGCGCGGTGACCGTATGGACGGCAGGCTTCGGCGTGCCCGACCTCGCGGCCAGCAGCGGTCTGCGCACCGACGACATGGGTCGGCTGTTGACGGACGAAACGCTGACGAGCGTCGACGACGAACGGATCGTCGCCGCCGGGGACTGCGCATCGCCCTCGGGCGAGCCACTACGGATGTGCTGCGCGTCGGCGTCACAGCTCGGCCCTCAGGCCGCGAATACGGTGCTGAGTCGCATCGCAGGCGCCGCGCCCGCGAACTTCGAGTACGGCTTCGGCGGCGTCTGCATCAGCCTTGGTCGCAAGTCCGGCATCCTGCAGGTTGCCCGCAAGGACGACTCGCCGGTGGATGTGTACTTCAGCGGCCGCTTCGTCGCCAAGGTCAAGGAGGGGATCTGCAAGGGCACGCTATGGGCGCTGCGCAGAGGCGCCCGCAAGCCGTCCGCGGCGTTCTGGCTCAAGGGCGGACCACGTCCCGAGCAACCGGTGTTTCCGAAGGTGCTCACGTGA